A region of Myxococcus stipitatus DSM 14675 DNA encodes the following proteins:
- a CDS encoding NAD(P)/FAD-dependent oxidoreductase — protein MSTHDILVAGNGALGLATARALSLQDPELRIAVVGPVGRPAGASPAAGAMLGCYGEVTAPLLRTPAGRARHAQSVLAAKLWPAWLEGLNSQLPAHEQVHIHPGTIVFSNAKSGTIEDENFLAIQQAVRDEGEPHEELDPNQVPGLNPAEDCRPKRALFLPREGTVDASRLLRGLTRVLEQSPKVTLVDGAVKALDIHKGRVTGVRLEDGTTLSAPQVVLAMGVGTQAVLDELPELARRIPRIFCGGGTSLLLHVPRQTLRHVVRTPNRAFACGLHALPRADNQVYVGATNILSAKPLLRTTPADMYFVLECLLEQIDQDLCAAQLVTWQTGNRPVTVDTCPLIGPTSVEGLWLLTGTYRDGLFQSPLLGQHLARRMCRQPGLIQEDFLPERKPLSLYSLKEAREEALKHYVAMGWEHGIRLPKVGWHRSFPRFYQQLLDSLYAELGEEEFVLPPELLAIVESNRATMVPFFRNYYAEVRRAWA, from the coding sequence ATGAGCACCCATGACATCCTCGTAGCGGGCAATGGGGCGCTGGGACTGGCGACCGCGCGCGCCCTGTCCCTCCAGGACCCCGAGCTGCGCATCGCCGTGGTGGGCCCCGTCGGCAGGCCAGCGGGGGCCTCTCCCGCCGCGGGCGCGATGCTGGGCTGCTACGGCGAGGTGACGGCGCCGCTGCTGCGAACCCCGGCCGGCCGCGCGCGACATGCGCAGAGCGTGCTCGCGGCGAAGCTGTGGCCCGCCTGGCTCGAAGGGCTCAACAGCCAGCTCCCCGCCCACGAGCAGGTGCACATCCACCCGGGCACCATCGTGTTCAGCAACGCGAAGTCGGGCACCATCGAGGATGAGAACTTCCTCGCCATCCAGCAGGCGGTCCGGGACGAGGGCGAGCCTCACGAGGAGCTCGACCCCAACCAGGTCCCCGGCTTGAACCCCGCGGAGGATTGCCGTCCCAAGCGGGCGCTGTTCCTCCCTCGCGAGGGCACCGTGGACGCGAGCCGACTGTTGCGCGGCCTGACGCGGGTGCTGGAGCAGTCTCCGAAGGTGACGCTCGTGGACGGAGCGGTCAAGGCGCTCGACATCCACAAGGGCCGCGTCACGGGTGTTCGACTGGAGGATGGGACGACGTTGTCGGCGCCGCAGGTCGTGCTCGCGATGGGCGTCGGGACGCAGGCGGTCCTCGACGAGCTGCCGGAACTGGCCCGCCGCATCCCTCGCATCTTCTGCGGTGGTGGCACGTCACTGCTCCTCCATGTGCCTCGGCAGACGCTCCGTCATGTCGTGCGGACACCCAACCGTGCCTTCGCCTGTGGACTGCATGCGCTTCCTCGCGCGGACAATCAGGTCTACGTCGGCGCGACGAACATCCTGTCGGCGAAGCCCCTGCTGCGCACGACGCCCGCGGACATGTACTTCGTCCTCGAGTGTCTGTTGGAGCAGATCGACCAGGACCTCTGCGCCGCGCAGCTCGTCACGTGGCAGACCGGCAACCGGCCCGTCACCGTCGACACCTGTCCCCTCATCGGCCCCACGTCGGTGGAGGGGCTGTGGCTGCTCACGGGCACCTATCGCGACGGGCTCTTCCAGTCGCCGCTGCTCGGCCAGCACCTGGCGCGGCGGATGTGCCGACAGCCCGGACTCATCCAGGAGGACTTCCTCCCGGAGCGAAAGCCCCTCTCCCTCTACTCGCTCAAGGAGGCCCGCGAGGAGGCCCTCAAGCACTACGTGGCCATGGGGTGGGAGCATGGCATCCGACTGCCGAAGGTCGGCTGGCACCGCTCGTTCCCGCGCTTCTATCAACAGCTGCTCGACTCCCTCTACGCGGAGCTGGGTGAGGAGGAGTTCGTCCTTCCCCCCGAGCTGCTGGCCATCGTCGAGAGCAACCGCGCGACGATGGTGCCCTTCTTCCGCAACTACTACGCCGAGGTCCGCCGGGCCTGGGCCTGA
- a CDS encoding tetratricopeptide repeat protein produces the protein MKRLLPVCLVVLMGCATTKGHPPAHATFIRNDYAAALAQARAERKPLFIDFGAVWCPPCRTMEAQVFAAPDFIAKAKDYVLLAVDVDDPINEPLLERFPVDNLPTLLVLDSETETPALRWMGGAGLEDVLALLDDARRALSAQASGPELLLLEGDRAYARREHELAARKYQEAVEQGPGDWSRRTRAVESALNALWNAEAFQACAEYAVRTVPSLDEEGRAGAASTGYSCARYAQEPKPWAAPAMKALEVHFEKAFAQAQAHGSKRQTWLYDSMADLLEARGDKEGARKLSEQYYAKVLAYRAEETTAQGRAAWDSHLYSAAEASGHLVDTLALFVQTERELPDDFSASTRVAATLRELGRHDEALAAMDRALKRAQGGRRLAVWLSRARTLERAGRVDEARKDLETALAEAERLPRMQREFSQYAVDAVRAALAALPGAK, from the coding sequence ATGAAGAGGCTCCTCCCGGTCTGCCTTGTGGTCCTCATGGGTTGTGCCACCACGAAGGGACATCCTCCCGCGCACGCGACGTTCATCCGGAACGACTACGCAGCGGCGCTCGCCCAGGCCCGCGCCGAGCGCAAGCCGCTCTTCATCGACTTCGGCGCGGTGTGGTGTCCGCCCTGTCGAACGATGGAAGCCCAGGTCTTCGCCGCGCCGGACTTCATCGCGAAGGCGAAGGACTATGTCCTGCTCGCGGTGGACGTGGATGACCCCATCAATGAGCCGCTCCTGGAGCGCTTCCCGGTGGACAACCTGCCCACGTTGCTGGTGCTCGACTCCGAGACGGAGACGCCCGCGCTGCGCTGGATGGGCGGCGCGGGATTGGAGGATGTGCTGGCGCTGCTCGACGATGCCCGGCGCGCGCTGAGTGCCCAGGCGTCCGGGCCGGAGCTGCTGCTGCTCGAGGGCGACCGCGCCTATGCCCGCAGGGAGCACGAGCTGGCGGCGCGGAAGTATCAGGAGGCGGTGGAGCAGGGCCCCGGGGATTGGAGCCGTCGCACCCGGGCAGTGGAGTCCGCGCTCAACGCGCTGTGGAACGCCGAGGCCTTCCAGGCCTGCGCCGAGTACGCGGTGAGGACCGTCCCGAGCCTCGACGAGGAGGGGCGAGCGGGCGCGGCGAGCACCGGCTACTCGTGCGCGCGCTACGCCCAGGAGCCCAAGCCCTGGGCCGCGCCGGCCATGAAGGCACTGGAGGTCCACTTCGAGAAGGCCTTCGCGCAGGCCCAGGCGCACGGCTCGAAGCGGCAGACCTGGCTCTACGACTCCATGGCGGATCTGCTCGAAGCGCGGGGTGACAAGGAAGGTGCCCGGAAGCTCTCCGAGCAGTACTACGCGAAGGTGCTCGCGTACCGCGCCGAGGAGACCACCGCACAGGGCAGGGCGGCGTGGGACTCCCATCTCTACAGCGCCGCGGAGGCGAGCGGGCACCTGGTGGACACCCTCGCGCTCTTCGTCCAGACGGAGCGCGAGCTCCCGGACGACTTCTCCGCTAGCACGCGGGTGGCCGCGACCCTCCGCGAGCTCGGCCGTCATGACGAGGCGCTCGCCGCGATGGACCGTGCCCTGAAGCGGGCCCAGGGCGGCCGACGGTTGGCGGTGTGGCTGAGTCGGGCGCGGACGCTGGAGCGGGCGGGCCGCGTGGACGAGGCGCGCAAGGACCTGGAGACGGCGCTCGCGGAGGCGGAGCGACTGCCCCGGATGCAGCGGGAGTTCTCCCAGTACGCGGTGGACGCGGTGCGAGCCGCGCTGGCCGCGCTCCCCGGCGCGAAGTGA
- a CDS encoding AraC family transcriptional regulator, translated as MPHAFRVTSPSLQVAPRGLLASFVRGFRAVTRGEQAPSYVRLPDGESELVIRLDDTHGDAYVIGTRLMPLQKGGADVPPLAIAVRFKVAGAYPFFGVPMGELTNRVIPLDTLWGPEGGRMREQLHERPGLEAKLGVLQDTLEARLRGGDVFEPSSAHVVRRAVRVIAQARELPRVDALAKALGVSERQLRRAFEDVVGLGPKAYARVVRLQRALRASRRVVTPDWGAIAAATGYYDQAHLISDFRGLTGHTPGALLRRSPPWP; from the coding sequence GTGCCCCATGCTTTCCGGGTGACCTCTCCGTCGCTTCAGGTCGCTCCTCGGGGGCTGCTCGCGAGCTTCGTGCGCGGCTTTCGCGCGGTCACCCGCGGCGAGCAGGCGCCGTCCTACGTCCGCCTCCCCGATGGCGAGTCCGAGCTCGTCATCCGACTCGACGACACCCACGGCGACGCCTACGTCATCGGCACCCGCCTGATGCCCCTCCAGAAGGGAGGCGCGGACGTGCCGCCCCTGGCCATCGCCGTGCGCTTCAAGGTCGCGGGGGCCTATCCCTTCTTCGGCGTCCCCATGGGGGAGCTCACCAACCGCGTCATCCCTCTCGACACGCTGTGGGGGCCGGAAGGTGGCCGGATGCGGGAGCAACTGCACGAGCGTCCAGGGCTGGAGGCGAAGCTCGGTGTGCTCCAGGACACGCTCGAGGCGCGCCTGCGTGGAGGCGACGTGTTCGAGCCGTCCTCCGCCCACGTCGTCCGCCGTGCCGTGCGCGTCATCGCCCAGGCGCGTGAGTTGCCCCGCGTGGACGCACTGGCGAAGGCCCTGGGCGTCAGCGAACGCCAGCTCCGCCGGGCCTTCGAGGACGTGGTGGGACTGGGGCCCAAGGCCTACGCGCGCGTGGTGCGCCTGCAGCGTGCCCTCCGGGCCTCTCGGCGAGTGGTCACACCGGACTGGGGCGCCATCGCCGCCGCCACGGGCTACTACGACCAGGCCCACCTCATCTCCGACTTCCGCGGCCTGACAGGACACACCCCGGGCGCCCTGTTGCGACGCTCACCTCCCTGGCCGTGA
- a CDS encoding MBL fold metallo-hydrolase has product MRVHHLNCGTLCPASARFVLGEGGLFTRARMVCHCLLIESDDGLVLVDTGLGLADIQDPGRLGQRFLRRNAPRLSREETAAEQVERLGFRREDVRHIIPTHLDLDHVGGLADFPRAKVHVFRDEYAAAMAPVGRSAKFGYRAAQWAHQPLWRPYDVAGERWFGFASVRAIPELSSELVMVPLVGHSEGHCGVAVRTEGRWLLHAGDAYFSHKEMDPVSPRSPWGLALFQRLRSTDNAARLENQARLRALVKEHPGEVSVFSAHCAVELERYARASVVPFSGARDSAA; this is encoded by the coding sequence ATGCGAGTCCATCATCTCAACTGCGGCACCCTGTGCCCCGCCAGCGCGCGCTTCGTCCTGGGCGAAGGGGGCCTGTTCACGCGGGCGCGGATGGTCTGCCATTGCCTGCTCATCGAGTCGGACGACGGCCTGGTGCTGGTCGACACGGGCCTGGGGCTCGCGGACATCCAGGACCCGGGAAGGTTGGGCCAGCGGTTCCTGCGTCGCAACGCGCCCCGGCTGTCGAGGGAGGAGACGGCGGCGGAGCAGGTGGAGCGGCTGGGGTTCCGGCGCGAGGACGTGCGGCACATCATCCCCACGCACCTGGACCTGGACCACGTCGGTGGGCTCGCGGACTTCCCACGCGCGAAGGTGCACGTCTTCCGGGACGAGTACGCCGCGGCGATGGCCCCGGTGGGGCGCAGCGCGAAGTTCGGCTACCGCGCCGCCCAGTGGGCCCACCAGCCACTGTGGAGGCCCTATGACGTCGCGGGGGAGCGCTGGTTCGGGTTCGCCTCCGTGCGCGCGATTCCGGAGCTGTCCTCCGAGCTCGTGATGGTGCCCCTGGTGGGGCACTCGGAGGGACACTGCGGCGTCGCCGTGAGGACGGAGGGACGGTGGCTGCTGCACGCGGGGGATGCGTACTTCAGCCACAAGGAGATGGACCCCGTGTCTCCGCGCAGCCCGTGGGGACTCGCGCTCTTCCAGCGGCTGCGCTCCACCGACAACGCCGCACGCCTCGAGAACCAGGCGCGTCTGCGGGCCCTGGTGAAAGAGCATCCGGGCGAGGTGAGCGTGTTCTCCGCGCACTGCGCGGTGGAGCTGGAGCGCTACGCGCGCGCATCGGTGGTGCCGTTCTCCGGGGCCCGCGACTCCGCGGCCTGA